From Gloeomargarita sp. SRBZ-1_bins_9:
ACTCTTCCTGAGGGGTCAGTTCTGCTCTCAAACTCTTCATCCCGGTATGCGGGATTGAAACCTGGAATCCGGGCGATTTTTTTAACCGTGCGACCTTCTCTCAAACTCTTCATCCCGGTATGCGGGATTGAAACGTCTGCCACCGGATTTCTCCAACTGGGATTGGGCACTCTCAAACTCTTCATCCCGGTATGCGGGATTGAAACCTGACCCGCATGGAGGAGCGGGTTGGGTGGAAACGACTCTCAAACTCTTCATCCCGGTATGCGGGATTGAAACCTTTTTAGCTCGGCCCCCAGACCACGATCGACCTTCTCTCAAACTCTTCATCCCGGTATGCGGGATTGAAACTCCGCATCGGTCAAACTCCGGAGTAGAGGCGCTATCTCTCAAACTCTTCATCCCGGTATGCGGGATTGAAACAATAGCACTTATGTTCACCCTGCGAGATGTTTTCTTTGCTTTTGTGGTCATGGCCCTGCTGCTCCTGGTGGGTCGCTACTTGAAATATCGCCTGCGTTGGTTGCAAAGACTCTACCTGCCGGAGTCCATCGTGGCGGGTGTCCTGGCGCTTGGACTAACGCAACTGGGACTGGTGGCACCACCGATTCGTGAGGTCTGGCGACAGGTGCCGGGCCTGTTTATCAATCTCGTGTTTGCGGCGCTGTTTCTGGGGGAGACCATCCCAACACCGGTAGCTATTTGGAGAAAGGCAGCGCCCCAGGTGGTGTTTGGTCAGGCCCTGGCCTGGGGACAATATGTGGTCGGCGTTTTGGTTACGGGCATCCTGTTGGTCCCCCTGTTCAACGCCCATCCCCTGAATGCCGTGTTGATTGAAATCGCCTTTGAAGGGGGACATGGGACGGCAGCTGGTATGGCGGATACGTTACGACAACTGGGTTTCCAGGCTGGCCCGGATTTGGCTTTGGCCCTGGCAACGGTGGGGATCGTCTCAGGGATTATCGCTGGTACCGCTCTGGCTGCCTGGGGACGGCGTCAAGGTCATGTGCAAAGTTTCACCACCCCAGTCCCTGACCAGGAGTGGTTTTCCCACCAAGAAACACCGGCGGTTCAACAAAAGCGGGCAAAGTTGCTGAGTCATTTACTGATTGACCCCCTGTCGCTGAATTTGGGGTTCGTGGGGCTGGCGGTGAGTATCGGTTGGCTGCTGTTGCAGGGGCTGATGCTGCTGGAAAATCGCACCTGGGGCACTGCGGGCGTTAAGGTCATGGCCTATGTGCCCCTGTTTCCCATGGCGCTGATCGGCGGGATGCTGGTGCAATTGGCTATGCAATGGCTGGGCCTGGACTGTCTCATCCTGCGGCCCTTGGTGCAACGGATTGCGGGAACGGCTCTGGATGCGTTGATTGTGGCAGCACTGGCTTCAATGTCCCTGGTGGCGATTGGCCAAAATCTCGGCCCGTTTCTCTTGCTTAGTGCGGCGGGCATTCTCTGGAATGTAGGATTCTTCCTGTATTACGCGCCCCGGCTTTTCCCGGACTACTGGTTTGAAAAGGGGATAGCTGACCTGGGCCAGTCTATGGGTGTCACCGCGACGGGGTTGTTGTTGCTGCGCATGGTGGACCCGGCCTTGCGCTCCGGAGCCTTGGAAAGTTTTGCCTATAAGCAATTGCTGTTTGAGCCGATTGTGGGCGGGGGGTTGTTTACAGCAGCGGCACCGGTATTGATTCACACCTGGGGGCTATGGCCGATGCTGGGGTTGACAGGGGTCATCCTGACGTTTTGGTTGCTGGTGGGGGCGTGGCTCCAGCAATCCGCACGGCGCAGGCTTTGAGTTCGGGCTGGTGGGAGGTGGGACAGGCCAGGGGATGGGTCAGGACATTGGCTGCAGCGGATGGATGCCAGAGCACTCCCCAGTGCATGGGAATGAACAACGTGCCTGGTACTATGTCGGATGTGACCTTGGCGGGTAGCTGCACCCTGCCCCGGCGAGAGGTCACCGTGACCAGGGTTCCATCGGCAATACCTAGCTTTTCGGCGTCCTGGGGATGGATCTCCACAAAGGGCTGGGGGTGCATTTTCTGAATCTTGGGAATACGACCGGTGCGGGTTTGGGTGTGCCAGTGCCCATACAGTCGCCCCGTTGTCAGCAAAAAGGGATATTCGGCATCCACCGGCTCAGCCACCCCAAGGGCCTCCTCTAGACCAAAGTGGGCACGGCTATCAGGGGTGCCAAAGCGATGGTCGGTGTAGAGTCGCTTTTCGGCCTGGGCTTCCGCATCGGGGCAACCGGCTGGGCAGGGCCACTGCAATGGACCAAGACGCTGTAAACGCTCGTGACTCAGGCCGGATAGGTCACAGGGACGCCCGCGGGTTAGGGCAGCGAATTCGTCGAATACCTCGGCACTGGTGGCAAAGGCAAATTGCCGGTGAAAACCCAGGCGACGCCCTACTTCGGCAAAAATTTCCCAGTCGGCTTTGGCTTCCCCCGGTGGCGACCGAAAGGCTGGGCATAGGGTAACCCGTCGCTCGGAATTGGTCATGGTGCCAGTTTTTTCCCCCCACTGGGCGCAGGGCAACAACAAATGGGCATAGGCACTGGTCTCGGTCGGGAAATAGCAGTCCTGATAGACCGTAAACGGTGAGCGGGCCAGGGCAGCTTGGACCCGTTCTTGATGGGGCAAACTCACCGCAGGATTGGTGGCGGCAATCCACAGTAGGTGCACGGCCCC
This genomic window contains:
- a CDS encoding sodium/glutamate symporter is translated as MFTLRDVFFAFVVMALLLLVGRYLKYRLRWLQRLYLPESIVAGVLALGLTQLGLVAPPIREVWRQVPGLFINLVFAALFLGETIPTPVAIWRKAAPQVVFGQALAWGQYVVGVLVTGILLVPLFNAHPLNAVLIEIAFEGGHGTAAGMADTLRQLGFQAGPDLALALATVGIVSGIIAGTALAAWGRRQGHVQSFTTPVPDQEWFSHQETPAVQQKRAKLLSHLLIDPLSLNLGFVGLAVSIGWLLLQGLMLLENRTWGTAGVKVMAYVPLFPMALIGGMLVQLAMQWLGLDCLILRPLVQRIAGTALDALIVAALASMSLVAIGQNLGPFLLLSAAGILWNVGFFLYYAPRLFPDYWFEKGIADLGQSMGVTATGLLLLRMVDPALRSGALESFAYKQLLFEPIVGGGLFTAAAPVLIHTWGLWPMLGLTGVILTFWLLVGAWLQQSARRRL